Genomic segment of Steroidobacter denitrificans:
CCATGCGAGCTTCGATCCTGGTGCTCGGTCCGCTGTTGGCGCGCTTCGGCCAGGCCGATGTATCGCTGCCGGGTGGGTGCGCGATCGGCGCGCGGCCCGTGAACATTCATGTCGACGGCCTGCGGGCGATGGGCGCCGATGTGCAGATCGAGAACGGCTATATCCGCGCGCGTGCCGGACGTTTGAAAGGCGCGCGCCTGGTCCTCGACATGGTGACGGTCACCGGCACGGAAAATCTGCTCATGGCGGCGACCCTGGCGCAGGGTGAAACCGTCATCGAGAACGCCGCGCGCGAACCGGAGGTGGTCGATCTGGCCGAATTCCTCGTTGCGATGGGCGCTCGCATCAGCGGCGCGGGCACCGACCGGATCGTCGTCGAGGGTGTGCCACGCCTGGGCGGCGCCAGCTACGATGTGCTGCCTGACCGCATCGAGGCGGGAACCTATTTGGTGGCCGGGGCGATATCTCGCGGCCATGTGCGTGTGAGAGGCGCGCGGCCGGATCATCTGGATGCCGTGCTGCTCAAGCTGCGCGAAGCCGGCGCGCATATCGAAACCGGTGATCGGTGGATCGATCTGAACATGTGCGGGCGGCGGCCGGATGCCGTCGACATACGCACGGCGCCCTATCCGGCCTTTCCCACTGACATGCAGGCACAGTTCGCCGCAATCAATACAGTCGCGCAAGGCGTGAGTGCGGTCACCGAAACCATTTTCGAGAACCGCTTCATGCATATGCTGGAAATGCGCCGGCTCGGCGCGGACATCCGTATCGAAGGCAGTACGGCGATCATCCGGGGCGTGCCGAAACTCACTGCCGCCCCGGTCATGGCAACCGATCTGCGTGCCTCGGCCAGCCTGGTGTTGGCGGGGCTGGTGGCAGAAGGCACGACGGATATTCATCGCATCTATCATATCGACCGCGGCTATGAGCGGATCGAGGAGAAACTCAAACAACTGGGAGCGGATATCCGGCGCAGCTCCGCCTGACGGCACTGGCCCGATATCGGGAATGCGGGGGTACCCGGTTGCGACGTCCCCCCGGGCCGGCGGCCCGGCTCCATGGACGATCGCTCCCGGGTTCCGGCCGGCGTTTCCGATCGATGTTTCCGGCCGGTCCAGGAGCCCGCGGACGGATCGAACGACATTCGATCCGGACTTCAAAGTGCATCTTTCGATATGTGTATAATGCGCAATTCCTTGTACATCTAAAATACACGCCGTGCCGCAGCCCTGGTTCCAGCCCCGGATCGTCCGAATCCGGCCGGCCGTCGCCGCAGGCGCTTACGGCTGCGGTATCGGCCAGGCGAAAGTGCCTGGCGATCCGGGTCTTATGGGGCGCCACGGGATCATCGGGCGCGAGGCCATCGGGCAGGATTGAATCTGCACAAGGGCGAGGCCGGGAGGGCGAGGATCCTCTCGTGAAGCATGTGGGCGGAGAGTCTGGATGAGTGAAGCTGAACAGATCGATAACAATAGGCGCCATTTCCTGGTGGCTGCCACCACTGCGGCCGGCGTGATCGGCGCAGCGTTTACGGCGGTGCCCTTTCTGGCGTCATGGAAGCCGAGCGCACGCGCACAGGCACTGGGTGCACCGGTCGAACAGGACCTCAGCAAGCTCGAACCTGGTGCGATGATCAAGGTCAGCTGGCGTGGTCAGGCCATCTTCATCGTGCATCGTACGCCGCAGATGCTGGCGGAACTGGAGAATCCCTCGCTGCTGGCGCGGCTGCGCGATCCCGACTCGAAGGCGTCCTTGCAGCCTGAGTATGCGAAAAACACCGACCGGGCGCTGAAGGGTGAATATCTGGTATTGATCGGCGTCTGCACCCATCTCGGCTGCGCTCCATTGGCCCGCTTTTCTCCGCAGGATGCTGAACTCGGCGCCGACTGGCCGGGCGGTTTCTATTGTCCCTGCCACGGCTCGAAATTCGATCTGTCCGGCCGGGTCTACAAGGACGTTCCGGCACCCACCAATTTAAGCGTACCGCCGTATCGCTTCCTCGCCGAAAACGTCGTGCAGATCGGCGTCGACGCGGAGGCCGCATAAATGAGCGCCACGATGCAGCAAAATTCGACTCGGGCCGAGGAGACGCGCATGGGCGCATTGGTGGGCTGGATCGACGCACGTTTTCCGATGACTCGCATGTGGAAGGAGCATGTGAGTGAGTATTACGCGCCGAAGAACTTCAACTTCTGGTACTACTTCGGCTCGCTGGCCCTGGTGGTGCTGGCGCTGCAGATCGTCACGGGCATCTTCCTGACGATGAATTATAAGCCTTCGGCTGCGGAGGCATTCGCCTCGGTCGAATACATCATGCGCGATGTGGAGTGGGGCTGGTTGATCCGGTATATGCATTCGACCGGCGCATCGGCATTCTTCATCATCATATATCTGCACATGTTCCGCGGCCTGATGTACGGCTCATACAAGAATCCGCGGGAGTTGGTGTGGATTTTCGGCATGCTGATCTACCTGTGCCTCATGGCCGAAGCGTTCTTCGGCTATCTGCTGCCCTGGGGTAACATGTCCTATTGGGGTGCGCAGGTGATCGTCTCGCTGTTCGGCGCGATACCGGGCATCGGCGAGTCGCTGGTCGAATGGATCCGCGGCGACTACTACATTTCGGATATCACGCTCAACCGCTTCTTCGCGCTGCATGTGATCGCGCTGCCGCTGGCGCTGGTCTTTCTGGTGATCGCGCACATCCTGGCGCTTCACGAGGTAGGCTCGAACAATCCGGACGGCGTGGAAATCAAGAAGCTCAAGGGCCCCGACGGCCATCCGGTGGATGGTATCCCGTTCCATCCATACTACACGGTCAAGGACGTGGTCGGTGTCGTCGTGTTCATGGCGCTGTTTGCGGGTATCATCTTTTTCGCGCCGGAGATGGGCGGCTACTTCCTGGAGCACGCCAACTTCGAGCCGGCGAATCCTTTACAGACCCCGGAACATATTGCTCCGGTGTGGTATTTCACGCCTTTCTACGCGATTCTGCGCGCAGTGCCCAATAAGCTCATGGGCGTCATCCTGATGGGCGCTGCGGTGCTGGCTTTCGTATTCATACCCTGGCTGGATCGCTCGAAGGTCAAGTCGATCCGTTATCGCGGATGGCTTTTCCGCGGTTTCCTGACCGCCTTCGCGATCAGCTTCATTGCTCTGGGCTATCTGGGGCTGCAACCGGCGACGCCAGGCTATACGAACGCTGCGCGGGTGTTCGGACTGATCTATTTCGCATTCTTTCTGCTGATGCCCTGGTACACCAAGATCGACCAGACCAAGCCAGTGCCGGAGCGAGTGACCTACCATGCCCATTAAGAAAAATTCGGTCCGACTCATAGCGCGACGGCTGTGCCGGACTTTGAGCCTGGTCTTGAGCGTTTCCGGCTTGGCCGTGGGGGTTGCGGGTGTCGCTCAGGCCGCTTCTGCGGGCGGTGAGTTCATCACGCCGGCGAACAACGATGTGGCGAACCTTGCATCCTTGCAGCGGGGCGCACGCAATTTCGTGAACTACTGCTCGGGCTGTCACTCGGCGAAGTATCTGCGCTACAGCCGCCTGGCCGCAGACCTCGGCTTGAGCGACGAGCAGGTGATGGGGAATCTGATCTTCACCGACGCGCGGATACACGACACGATGCGTGTCGCCATGGCACCGGACGATAGCGCGAACTGGTTCGGCGTTACGCCGCCCGATCTGTCCTTGATCACGCGCAGCCGAGGTACGGATTACGTCTATTCCTTTTTGCGCTCGTTCTATGAGGATCCCAGCCGGCCGACCGGTATGAACAACGCGGTACTGCCGGGCACGTCCATGCCGCATGTTCTGTGGGATTTACAGGGCACCCAGACGGCGGTCTATGACGGCGAGAGCGATGCTGCGCACAATACGGTGCACAAGAAGTTCAAGGGCTTCGAACTGGCGAGGGCGGGCAGTCTTTCGCCGCAGGAGTTTGATGAATTCGTCCGTGACACCGTCAATTTTCTGGACTATGCAGGCGAGCCGATGCAGTTGCAGCGCCGCAGTCTGGGCGTGCGCGTGCTAGTCTTCCTGCTGGTGTTCTTCGTGCTCGCCTACTTGCTCAAGAAGGAGTACTGGAAGGACGTCAAGTAGCGGTACGATGCTGTCGGACGCCGCTCGGAACGGATCCTTGCCATCTATCGGAGCGTACTGATGTGATGACGCTCTTTTCCAGGGCGGACGATCCTTGGAGTCACCGCACCAGGATCGTGCTGGCTGAAAAAGGGATTCATGTCGAACTGATCGATGTGAGCGGCAGCAGCTTGCCTGAAGATCTTTTCGATCTGAATCCCTACCGTACGGTGCCGACGCTGGTGGATCGAGACCTGGTGCTGTACGACTCACGGGTCATTGTCGAGTACCTGGACGAGCGTTTTCCGCATCCGCCCTTGATGCCGGTGGATCCGGTCAGTCGGGCCCAATTCAGGATGGCGCTGTATCGCATCGAGCAGGACTGGTATACGCTGGCGCAGCAAATCGACGACCCCGCGGATCGCAAGCGGGCCGAGGAAGCGCGCGAGGTGCTGCGTGACAGCGTGCTGGCCAGCGCGGATGTATTCAAAGCAAAGCCTTTTTTCCTTTCCGACGAGTTTTCCCTCGTGGACGCCACCATCGCGCCCATCCTGTGGCGCCTGGCGCATTGGCAAATCGATCTGGTACCGGAGGCGCAGGCCATTGCAAGGTACGCCAAGCGGATATTTTCGCGGCCGGCCTTTCGTCAGAGTCTCTCGGGTGCCGAGCAGCAGATGCGTTCCTGATGGGAATCGCGCGGCCCATGACCAGCAGAGCGAGCGATGACTGAAGTTCCTGTCCCATCCCGCAGACCCTACCTGCTGCGCGCCATGCATGAATGGATCAGCGACAGTCAACAGACGCCGCACATCGTCGTCGATGCCTCGGCACCAGGCGTCGAGGTGCCGCATCAGTACGTGCAGGGCGGCAAGATCATCCTGAACGTCAGTATGAATGCCACCAGTTCACTCAATTTGGGCAACGAATTCGTACTTTTTCGTGCTCGTTTCGGCGGCGTGACTCACGACATCAGCGTACCGGTCGGTGCCGTGCTGGGTATTTATGCGCGCGAAACCGGACAAGGCATGATTTTCTCGGATATCGATGCACCCCCACCTCAGCCCACCGCGCCGAGTGAGTCCCCGTCGACGTCGCCGGGGACACTTTCGGCGAACGTCCGCAGCGGCGATGCGCCCAAGCGTACACGGCCTACGCTCAAGGTCGTGAAGTAGCCGCGGGTCCGAAGATCCTCTCCCCGGCTAGGGATTCAGGCGAGTACCCTGCCACGGGCCGGCATCGAATGTGAAGGCATCCCGAGGCTGCAAGGCTCTGCGCCATTGTGCCCGGTCGTGGACTCGGCCTGGACCCTCCACCCATAACTCCAGGCAGTCGATCCATAATCGATAGCCGCCCCAATGCGGTGGCCTAGGAATCTCGGCGTCGCCGCTGCCGGGTGCAATCGTGAATCGGCGAGCTGCCTTCCGCATCTGTTGTGCAAGCGCAGCGCGCGAGGCGAGAGGCTCGCTTTGAGCGCTCGCCCAGGCGGATAGTCTGCTGTCGAGCGGCCGGGAGGCAAAGTAGCGGTCGCTTTCCAGGTCGGGCGAATGCAGTACGGGCCCTTCGATACGAACCTGCCGCCGCAGCGCGTCCCAGTGGAACACGGCTGCCGCGCGGCCTGAGGCATCGAGCTCGCGTCCTTTACGGGAATCGTAATTGGTGAAAAACACCACATAGCCCGCCGGAATTTCCAGCTGCTTGCACAACACTACGCGAGCGGCCGGCCGGCCGGCCTTGTCCATCGTGGCCAGGGTCATGGCGTCGGGGTTGAGCGAGTGGCTCGTTCCCTGCTCGATCGCCTCGTGAAACCAGTCTTTGAATATGTTCAGCGGGTCGGTGGGCAGGGGTTCAGGCAGGAATTCGTTGGTGCTCATGACGCCAGTTTACTTGTCTTTCCAATGCGTCGCGCGCCTGTTGCGGATTCAGCCGGCCTACAGAGCGGCGGTCGGGTTCGCATATGCACCCTGAACGAATCCACGCCTCGAGCCGGAAGGCGGCCGTGGGGCGACGGAAAAATAGCGCTGTTCCCGTCGAGCCGCTCGGGCGAGAATGGCCTCGTGTCCCTTATCCGCCGGACTGGCTGCCCGCATGAACCTGGAAGCATTGCGCATGCGCCTGAGTGCGCTGGATCGTCAACTCGTGTCGCTGATCGCCGAACGACAGGCATTGAGCCGCCAGGTCGCGGAGGTCAAGCGTTCGGCTGGGCGGGGGACGCGGGATTTCAAACGTGAACGCGACGTCATCATGCAGGCGCGCGAGGCCGCAACTTCGCTGGACGTCTCGCCGGCGCTCGTCGAGTCTGTCATGCGGTTGCTGATCCGCGGTTCATTGACGGCACAGGAACGTCTCCGGGTTGCAGCCGGCGGACGCGGCAACGGTCGGACCGCCCTGGTGATCGGTGGTCACGGCAAGATGGGGCGCTGGTTCAGCGACTTTCTGACTTCCCAGGGCTACGGCGTGACAGTCGCCGATCCCAATCCCGAGGCATCCAGCAATCCCCAAGCGCATGCTTATATTGCAGACTGGCGCGAGCATTCCCTGGATGTGGATCTGATCGTGGTGGCGACGCCGCTGAAGATTGCGAACGAAGTGCTTTTGGAGCTGGCACAGCGCCGTCCGCGAGGTACGATCTTCGACCTGGGTTCGCTCAAGACACCGCTGCGCCAAGGCATTCAGGCGTTGCAGTCAGCGGGCTGCCAGGCGACCTCCGTGCACCCCATGTTCGGTCCGGACACCGAATTATTGTCCGGACGCCATGTCATTTTCATCGATCTTGGCTGTCAGGCGGCGATCGATGAGGCGCAGGCATTGTTTGCTTCGACCATGGCCGAGCGGATCGTGATGTCCCTCGACGAGCATGATCGCTTGATCGCTTATGTGCTGGGCTTGTCGCACGCACTCAATATTGCTTTCTTTACCGCACTGGCCGGCAGCGGCGAGGCTGCGCCCCGCCTGGCGCAACTTTCCAGTACGACCTATGACGCGCAAGTCGAGGTGGCCGGCAAGGTGGCGGCGGAAAGTCCCGAGCTGTATTTTGAAATCCAGAGTCTCAATGACTACGGACGCGAGTCGCTGCAGGCGTTACGCGCCGCCGTAGAGCAATTGTGGAGCGCGGTGAGCACGAACGACGCGGCGCGGTTTGCCCGATTGATGCAGCGCGGCCGCGAATATCTCGCGGGGCGGGTACGGGAGGCTTGATGACGGCACGGGATCTCGAAGCCGAAATCCGCGAACTGCAGCGCCGCATTGGCGTCCTGGTCGAGGAAGCAGCGACGAACGAGCGTTTGCTCCGGCGCAATCAGGAGCGGGAACTGACCCTGCTGAAGACTGAGACTCTGGCACAGTTGATCGAAGCCATCTGCGATGGTCTGAAGGCGTCCTACGGTCTGGAGGCCGTCTCCTTGTTGTTGGTGGATCCTCAGCACGAGATCCGCCATTTGTTGATTGCGGAACAGCTGAACCTGGAGGATTTTCCCGGCCTGCTGTTCGCCGACAGCCTGATCGGCATGGCTCCGCAGTTCAATTCGTTTCACCGGCCTTGGCTGGGGCCCTACATGGGCTGTGATCATCAACTGCTGTTCTCAGGCCATGAAGGGCTGCGCAGTGTCGCCCTCATTCCTTTGGGCCGCCAGGACCGCCTGCAGGGCAGTCTGAATTTCGGCAGCGCCGACGAGAAACGATTCTCGCGCCACCTGGCGACGGATTTCCTGGCGCATCTGGGTATCATCGCCTCCGTTTCGATCGAAAGCGTGATCAACCGTGCTCGACTGGTGCGAAGCGGCCTGACCGACTACCTGACCGGTTGGTACAATCGCCGTTATCTCAATGCGCGGCTCAAGGAGGAACTGGCCCGGGCACAGCGACAAAACTCGCCGCTGGCCTGCTTGTTGATCGATTTGGATCGTTTCAAATCGATCAATGACGAGCATGGCCATCTGGTCGGCGACCTGGCTTTGCGGGAAGCAGCTCAGCGTGTCGATTCACAGATTCGCGGCAGCGATGCGGCGGCACGTTTCGGCGGTGACGAGTTCGTCGTGCTGGCGCCGGAGGCGACGATGCAGCAGGCAATGGTACTTGCCGAGCGTATTCGCCGCGCGGTATGCGAGGCACCGCTGATCGTTTCATCCGGCGCGCGTGTCGACATGACGGTATCGATCGGTGTTGCCGCGATCGTGCCATCGCGCGGGGAGCCGGATCTGAAGCTGGCCGCGCAGCGATTGCTGGCCCAGGCGGATGGGGCGCTCTACCGGGCGAAGCAGGCCGGCCGCAATCGGGTGGAAGCAGCCGGCTGCGCCGCTTGATGACTCGCGATCCGGACCGATGTTGTCGCTGGTGTCAGCGGCAAATCATGCTAAAATAGCTA
This window contains:
- the pdxH gene encoding pyridoxamine 5'-phosphate oxidase encodes the protein MSTNEFLPEPLPTDPLNIFKDWFHEAIEQGTSHSLNPDAMTLATMDKAGRPAARVVLCKQLEIPAGYVVFFTNYDSRKGRELDASGRAAAVFHWDALRRQVRIEGPVLHSPDLESDRYFASRPLDSRLSAWASAQSEPLASRAALAQQMRKAARRFTIAPGSGDAEIPRPPHWGGYRLWIDCLELWVEGPGRVHDRAQWRRALQPRDAFTFDAGPWQGTRLNP
- a CDS encoding prephenate dehydrogenase/arogenate dehydrogenase family protein, with product MNLEALRMRLSALDRQLVSLIAERQALSRQVAEVKRSAGRGTRDFKRERDVIMQAREAATSLDVSPALVESVMRLLIRGSLTAQERLRVAAGGRGNGRTALVIGGHGKMGRWFSDFLTSQGYGVTVADPNPEASSNPQAHAYIADWREHSLDVDLIVVATPLKIANEVLLELAQRRPRGTIFDLGSLKTPLRQGIQALQSAGCQATSVHPMFGPDTELLSGRHVIFIDLGCQAAIDEAQALFASTMAERIVMSLDEHDRLIAYVLGLSHALNIAFFTALAGSGEAAPRLAQLSSTTYDAQVEVAGKVAAESPELYFEIQSLNDYGRESLQALRAAVEQLWSAVSTNDAARFARLMQRGREYLAGRVREA
- a CDS encoding glutathione S-transferase N-terminal domain-containing protein, yielding MTLFSRADDPWSHRTRIVLAEKGIHVELIDVSGSSLPEDLFDLNPYRTVPTLVDRDLVLYDSRVIVEYLDERFPHPPLMPVDPVSRAQFRMALYRIEQDWYTLAQQIDDPADRKRAEEAREVLRDSVLASADVFKAKPFFLSDEFSLVDATIAPILWRLAHWQIDLVPEAQAIARYAKRIFSRPAFRQSLSGAEQQMRS
- a CDS encoding cytochrome b; the encoded protein is MGALVGWIDARFPMTRMWKEHVSEYYAPKNFNFWYYFGSLALVVLALQIVTGIFLTMNYKPSAAEAFASVEYIMRDVEWGWLIRYMHSTGASAFFIIIYLHMFRGLMYGSYKNPRELVWIFGMLIYLCLMAEAFFGYLLPWGNMSYWGAQVIVSLFGAIPGIGESLVEWIRGDYYISDITLNRFFALHVIALPLALVFLVIAHILALHEVGSNNPDGVEIKKLKGPDGHPVDGIPFHPYYTVKDVVGVVVFMALFAGIIFFAPEMGGYFLEHANFEPANPLQTPEHIAPVWYFTPFYAILRAVPNKLMGVILMGAAVLAFVFIPWLDRSKVKSIRYRGWLFRGFLTAFAISFIALGYLGLQPATPGYTNAARVFGLIYFAFFLLMPWYTKIDQTKPVPERVTYHAH
- the murA gene encoding UDP-N-acetylglucosamine 1-carboxyvinyltransferase, with amino-acid sequence MDKLQIGGGTPLVGEVRISGAKNAALPILAGTLLAQDAVSVGNVPHLQDVTTMIELLGRMGVSVTIDDRMRVEVDATTIRECVAPYELVRTMRASILVLGPLLARFGQADVSLPGGCAIGARPVNIHVDGLRAMGADVQIENGYIRARAGRLKGARLVLDMVTVTGTENLLMAATLAQGETVIENAAREPEVVDLAEFLVAMGARISGAGTDRIVVEGVPRLGGASYDVLPDRIEAGTYLVAGAISRGHVRVRGARPDHLDAVLLKLREAGAHIETGDRWIDLNMCGRRPDAVDIRTAPYPAFPTDMQAQFAAINTVAQGVSAVTETIFENRFMHMLEMRRLGADIRIEGSTAIIRGVPKLTAAPVMATDLRASASLVLAGLVAEGTTDIHRIYHIDRGYERIEEKLKQLGADIRRSSA
- a CDS encoding ClpXP protease specificity-enhancing factor, whose amino-acid sequence is MTEVPVPSRRPYLLRAMHEWISDSQQTPHIVVDASAPGVEVPHQYVQGGKIILNVSMNATSSLNLGNEFVLFRARFGGVTHDISVPVGAVLGIYARETGQGMIFSDIDAPPPQPTAPSESPSTSPGTLSANVRSGDAPKRTRPTLKVVK
- a CDS encoding GGDEF domain-containing protein, whose amino-acid sequence is MTARDLEAEIRELQRRIGVLVEEAATNERLLRRNQERELTLLKTETLAQLIEAICDGLKASYGLEAVSLLLVDPQHEIRHLLIAEQLNLEDFPGLLFADSLIGMAPQFNSFHRPWLGPYMGCDHQLLFSGHEGLRSVALIPLGRQDRLQGSLNFGSADEKRFSRHLATDFLAHLGIIASVSIESVINRARLVRSGLTDYLTGWYNRRYLNARLKEELARAQRQNSPLACLLIDLDRFKSINDEHGHLVGDLALREAAQRVDSQIRGSDAAARFGGDEFVVLAPEATMQQAMVLAERIRRAVCEAPLIVSSGARVDMTVSIGVAAIVPSRGEPDLKLAAQRLLAQADGALYRAKQAGRNRVEAAGCAA
- a CDS encoding cytochrome c1, coding for MVLSVSGLAVGVAGVAQAASAGGEFITPANNDVANLASLQRGARNFVNYCSGCHSAKYLRYSRLAADLGLSDEQVMGNLIFTDARIHDTMRVAMAPDDSANWFGVTPPDLSLITRSRGTDYVYSFLRSFYEDPSRPTGMNNAVLPGTSMPHVLWDLQGTQTAVYDGESDAAHNTVHKKFKGFELARAGSLSPQEFDEFVRDTVNFLDYAGEPMQLQRRSLGVRVLVFLLVFFVLAYLLKKEYWKDVK
- the petA gene encoding ubiquinol-cytochrome c reductase iron-sulfur subunit encodes the protein MSEAEQIDNNRRHFLVAATTAAGVIGAAFTAVPFLASWKPSARAQALGAPVEQDLSKLEPGAMIKVSWRGQAIFIVHRTPQMLAELENPSLLARLRDPDSKASLQPEYAKNTDRALKGEYLVLIGVCTHLGCAPLARFSPQDAELGADWPGGFYCPCHGSKFDLSGRVYKDVPAPTNLSVPPYRFLAENVVQIGVDAEAA